The Paenibacillus dendritiformis region GCCAGTCAGATAAAGGGGTGAAGCACGGTGAAATTTAGCATAACGGCGTAAGGGCAGGGCAGCCATTACATCGCAGGCGGGAGGGCTGGACAGTTACAAGTAAGAAAATATTGTTGTGGCAGTTCGGTTTGCAATCAGTTCCAAGTCTTATGAAACGTGTTCTACTATCTTAGAAATCGATTTTTATATTCCTAAAACGATTCGAGGGTATCTATGACTTGGATACAGGATCGATGGAGTAGCATCTATGCGCCGAAGGTTGAATTTCAAGTATTGGAAGATGGGTTAGACGATCAAGAGGAAAACTGGCCGAAATAAGGATATGCTACTCGGCCTAGAATAAGACAGATTACACTCAATCTTATGATTGGTATAACATCCGTACCAACCACATCCTTATATTATCATGCGGTGCATGTAGCGTTTAATATCAAAAGATATCAAGCGATCGAACAAGGTGTGCCCGACTTCTTCTAGAGTCTGGACAAATAGCCCACAGCGCGCCTAGCTTATTTAGGCGCGCTAAAAGAAGTTGACGCGTTTATCACCGAGTAAAATCGAGTAGTCACTAAGTAAAAGAACTTAAGTCTTTAGAAACGACTTCAGTAGTCGACATTTAGTGTCAAAAGCTACCTACTTTGAGCAGGAGGTGTTTAAGTTTTATAAAGTGAACATTTTTCTATATGAAAGCAATGCGGATGGGATTAAAGCTATTTTTTCAAAGGTTCTTTTGATGCTTCGGAAGTCTAATTGAATAGATTGATCATTAGCTAAATCGAAATATTACATGTCAATAAGTGTCGCTAACATTTACGGGAAGAGAAGAAACGGTTTCGGGAATTAATCCTTCCTTCGTTAATTGATATACCTCATCGCAATGCTGGGCTACCATCTGATTATGGGTTGCAACTATGATCGAGACTCCATTTTTCTTCAAGTCATTCAGACATGTTAATATGATAAACGCAGTCTCATCATCTAATGCTCCAGTCGGCTCATCTGCGACAATGAGTTGGGGTTCCTTTATTAAGGAACGAATTATGCCTACACGTTGGATTTCTCCGCCTGACAATTTTTCAATTTTGTAGTTAAGTAGGTGGTTAATCTCAAACAACTGACTGATCTTTTCAATTCGCCTTGTAATAACATTCTTATCTCCACGAGCCTTTTCAAACCATAATGGAACAACGATGTTTTCTAGAACAGTCAATTTAGGGATCATAGGGCTATACTG contains the following coding sequences:
- a CDS encoding ABC transporter ATP-binding protein; the encoded protein is MQQVVLKNISKQFKNSTIFKDINLIVGKGKSVAIKGKSGVGKSTLLNIFAGLEKPTSGQYFFDGEDLSQMDLSGLSDVRRRKIGYISQYSPMIPKLTVLENIVVPLWFEKARGDKNVITRRIEKISQLFEINHLLNYKIEKLSGGEIQRVGIIRSLIKEPQLIVADEPTGALDDETAFIILTCLNDLKKNGVSIIVATHNQMVAQHCDEVYQLTKEGLIPETVSSLPVNVSDTY